One genomic segment of Centropristis striata isolate RG_2023a ecotype Rhode Island chromosome 11, C.striata_1.0, whole genome shotgun sequence includes these proteins:
- the urod gene encoding uroporphyrinogen decarboxylase, giving the protein MSKDALILPKDFPTLRNDTFLRAARGEETEHVPVWCMRQAGRYLPEFRETRAAKDFFETCRTPESCCELTLQPLRRFPFDAAIIFSDILVIPQAMGMDVQMVAGKGPTFPDPLKEPEDLQRLQAKVDVDKELSYVFKAITLTRHKIEGKVPLIGFTGAPWTLMSYMIEGGGSRTFSKAKRWLYRHPESSHMLLKMLTDVIVDYLLGQVAAGAQALQVFESHAGILGPAEFKEFSLPYLRDIARRVKEKLKEAGKDIPMIVFAKDAHYGLEDLSQSHYEVVGLDWTIDPRSARERTGGKVSLQGNMDPCALYAPKERISDIVKKMLEGFGPRGYIANLGHGLYPDMDPENVGAFVEAVHQHSKQMIKQE; this is encoded by the exons ATGAGCAAGGACGCTTTAATCCT CCCCAAGGACTTCCCCACGCTGCGGAATGACACATTCCTGCGAGCAGCACGAGGAGAAGAAACTGAACATGTGCCTGTCTGGTGTATGAGACAGGCTGGAAGATACCTACCAG AGTTTCGTGAGACCAGAGCAGCGAAGGACTTCTTTGAGACGTGTCGGACACCAGAGTCCTGCTGTGAGCTCACTCTGCAG CCTCTGAGACGTTTCCCCTTCGATGCTGCCATCATCTTCTCTGACATCCTGGTTATCCCTCAG GCCATGGGGATGGATGTCCAGATGGTGGCAGGTAAAGGTCCTACATTCCCCGACCCGCTGAAGGAGCCAGAAGACCTGCAGCGCCTGCAGGCCAAAGTGGACGTGGACAAAGAGCTGAGCTACGTCTTCAAAGCCATCACACTGACCAGACACAAGATAGAGGGCAAAGTGCCGCTCATTGGCTTCACCGGAGCTCCG TGGACGCTGATGTCCTACATGATAGAAGGCGGAGGCTCCAGGACCTTCTCTAAGGCGAAGCGCTGGCTCTACAGACACCCTGAGTCCAGCCACATGCTGCTGAAGATGCTGACTGATGTCATCGTGGACTATCTGCTGGGCCAGGTGGCAGCCGGAGCTCAG GCTCTGCAGGTGTTCGAGTCCCACGCCGGCATTCTGGGTCCAGCAGAGTTTAAAGAGTTCTCTCTGCCGTACCTAAGAGACATCGCTCGCCGAGTCAAAGAGAAACTCAAGGAGGCAGGAaaggacattcccatg ATTGTGTTTGCTAAAGATGCTCACTACGGCCTCGAGGATCTGTCTCAGTCTCATTATGAGGTGGTCGGGCTGGACTGGACCATAGACCCACGATCAGcacg ggagCGCACAGGTGGGAAGGTCAGCCTGCAGGGGAACATGGACCCTTGTGCTCTTTATGCTCCAAAG gAGCGCATTTCAGACATCGTGAAGAAGATGCTGGAGGGTTTCGGCCCGAGGGGCTACATCGCCAACCTGGGCCACGGCCTCTACCCCGACATGGACCCGGAGAACGTGGGCGCCTTCGTGGAGGCCGTGCACCAGCACTCCAAACAGATGATCAAACAAGAGTAA
- the lyn gene encoding tyrosine-protein kinase Lyn — translation MGCMKSTLSGGLSGGVEGKSSEQTVRTDHTHYVRDPTSNTKKNIDSSLLPGQVFQKMEAQKGVGKIVIGLYPYEAVHPDDLGFKKGEKMKILEEHGEWSKAKSLTTNREGFIPCNYVAQADTMETEEWFFKDITRKDAERQLLAPANKPGSYLIRESETSKGSYSLSIRDVDSQGTYSVKHYKIRTMDNGGYYISPKISFNSIGGMIKHYHNKADGLCRKLDRACVKPKAQKPWDKDAWEISKDSIKMTRKLGAGQFGEVWMATYKNVTTVAVKTLKPGTMTVEAFLEEANVMKTLQHDRLVRLYAVVTKIQPIYIITEYMANGSLLDFLKSDEGGRLQLPKQIDFSAQIAEGMAYIEKKNYIHRDLRAANVLVSESLLCKIADFGLARVIEDDEYSAREGAKFPIKWTAPEAINYGSFTIKSDMWSFGVLLYEIITYGKIPYPGMTKGEVISSVQRGYRMPQPDNCPDELYAIITSCWKNKPEDRPTFDYMQSVLDDFYTATEGQYQQQP, via the exons ATGGGCTGTATGAAGTCCACGCTGAGCGGAGGTCTGAGCGGAGGTGTGGAGGGAAAGAGCAGCGAGCAGACTGTACGTACCGACCACACGCACTATGTCAGAGACCCCACctccaatacaaaaaaaaacata GATAGCTCCCTGTTACCTGGCCAGGTGTTCCAAAAGATGGAAG CGCAAAAGGGGGTTGGTAAAATCGTGATCGGCCTGTACCCCTATGAGGCCGTGCATCCCGACGACTTAGGATTCAAGAAAGGAGAGAAGATGAAAATCTTAGAGGA ACATGGAGAGTGGTCGAAGGCAAAGTCACTGACAACCAACAGAGAAGGATTCATCCCGTGCAATTATGTCGCCCAAGCTGACACCATGGAAACAGAAGA GTGGTTTTTCAAGGACATCACAAGAAAGGATGCAGAGAGGCAGCTGTTGGCGCCTGCAAACAAACCAGGCTCTTATCTTATCAGGGAAAGTGAAACATCAAAAG GAAGTTACTCATTGTCCATCAGAGATGTGGACTCCCAGGGAACATATTCGGTCAAACACTATAAGATCAGGACGATGGATAATGGTGGCTATTACATCTCTCCTAAAATCTCTTTCAACAGTATAGGAGGGATGATCAAACACTATCACA ACAAAGCAGATGGACTGTGTCGCAAACTGGACCGTGcatgtgtgaaaccaaaagctCAGAAGCCATGGGATAAAGATGCCTGGGAGATTTCCAAAGATTCTATTAAGATGACGAGGAAACTCGGAGCTGGGCAGTTTGGAGAAGTCTGGATGG CTACCTACAAAAACGTAACCACGGTGGCGGTGAAGACGCTGAAGCCCGGCACCATGACGGTGGAAGCCTTCCTGGAAGAAGCCAACGTCATGAAGACGCTGCAGCATGACAGGCTGGTGCGGCTCTACGCTGTAGTAACCAAGATCCAACCCATCTATATCATCACAGAATATATGGCAAATG gGAGCCTACTGGACTTCTTGAAAAGCGACGAAGGAGGCAGACTTCAGTTACCCAAGCAAATTGATTTCTCAGCACAG ATAGCAGAGGGCATGGCGTACATAGAGAAGAAGAATTATATTCACAGAGACCTGAGAGCTGCTAATGTGCTGGTGTCAGAGAGTCTGCTCTGTAAAATAGCCGATTTTGGACTCGCAAGAGTAATAGAGGATGACGAATACTCCGCCAGAGAGG GAGCCAAATTCCCCATAAAGTGGACCGCTCCAGAGGCCATCAACTACGGCTCCTTCACCATCAAGTCAGACATGTGGTCCTTCGGAGTTCTGCTCTATGAGATTATTACCTACGGGAAAATACCTTACCCAG GGATGACTAAAGGAGAGGTGATATCGTCGGTGCAGCGCGGCTACCGGATGCCTCAACCAGATAACTGTCCTGATGAGCTCTACGCCATCATCACGTCCTGCTGGAAGAACAAACCTGAAGACAGACCCACGTTTGACTACATGCAGAGCGTCCTGGACGACTTCTACACCGCCACAGAGGGACAGTACCAGCAACAACCGTAG